A single genomic interval of Arthrobacter sp. NicSoilB8 harbors:
- a CDS encoding DNA recombination protein RmuC translates to MDAFALILALFMLLLGAVAGAAAVYVPLRRRYLAVEEDFDGVSARLSEVSSQFAAADAERRLLAAQNRELGESRNQDGSVLRALAPVAEKLTAVQQQVALLERDRLEQYGQLAQQLQEARLSDEQLLRSTHALESALRSNSARGQWGEVQLRRVVEAAGMLRHVDFHEQVHSGQSHSSGPDGSLRPDLVVQLPGDKQLVVDAKVPLAAYLAAQELGASAPGRQASPLPGSQQAHLAAHAKALKAHVDALGSKKYWDIPGNSPELVVCFLPAESILAAALSADPALLDYALSKNVVLASPGTLLAVLKSVAFTWRQDVLTDSARELFELARQLYDRMGTLGENVTKLGSSLKTSVERYNSMVGTLEARVLPTARKLNALEAAGLATPPAVEVTPRAVAAPELQSRDESEESAA, encoded by the coding sequence ATGGATGCTTTCGCACTGATTCTTGCCCTGTTCATGCTGCTGTTGGGCGCCGTTGCGGGCGCCGCGGCTGTCTACGTCCCGCTCCGCCGGCGCTACCTCGCCGTGGAAGAGGACTTCGACGGCGTCTCGGCGCGCCTGTCTGAGGTCAGCTCGCAGTTCGCCGCCGCCGACGCCGAGCGGCGCCTTCTGGCTGCCCAGAACAGGGAACTGGGCGAATCCCGGAACCAGGACGGCAGTGTGCTCCGTGCGCTGGCACCGGTGGCCGAAAAGCTCACGGCCGTGCAGCAGCAGGTCGCCCTGCTGGAGCGCGACAGGCTCGAGCAGTACGGCCAGCTGGCCCAGCAGCTGCAGGAGGCCCGCCTGTCCGATGAGCAGCTGCTGCGGTCCACGCATGCGCTGGAATCTGCCCTGCGCTCCAACAGCGCCCGCGGCCAGTGGGGCGAGGTCCAGCTGCGCCGGGTGGTCGAAGCGGCAGGCATGCTGCGGCACGTTGACTTCCACGAACAGGTCCACAGCGGACAGTCCCACAGCTCCGGACCCGACGGCAGCCTCCGGCCCGACCTCGTGGTGCAGCTGCCCGGCGACAAGCAGCTGGTCGTCGATGCAAAAGTGCCGCTGGCTGCCTATCTGGCTGCCCAGGAGCTCGGCGCGTCCGCTCCGGGCCGGCAGGCCTCGCCGCTGCCCGGCAGCCAGCAGGCGCACCTTGCCGCCCATGCCAAGGCCCTGAAGGCCCATGTGGATGCGCTGGGCAGCAAGAAGTACTGGGACATCCCCGGCAACTCGCCGGAGCTGGTGGTCTGCTTCCTGCCGGCGGAGTCCATTCTGGCCGCCGCCCTGTCGGCGGACCCGGCGCTGCTGGACTATGCCCTGTCCAAGAATGTGGTCCTGGCCTCGCCCGGGACCTTGCTGGCTGTACTGAAGTCCGTGGCGTTCACCTGGCGGCAGGACGTGCTGACCGACAGTGCCCGCGAACTCTTCGAACTTGCGCGGCAGCTCTACGACCGGATGGGCACGCTCGGCGAGAACGTCACCAAGCTGGGGTCCTCGCTGAAGACCTCGGTGGAGCGGTATAACTCCATGGTTGGCACCCTTGAGGCCCGGGTCCTGCCCACCGCCAGGAAGCTGAACGCCCTCGAAGCCGCGGGCCTGGCGACTCCCCCCGCCGTCGAGGTCACGCCGCGGGCGGTTGCGGCCCCGGAACTGCAGTCCCGTGACGAGTCGGAAGAGTCGGCGGCTTAG